A stretch of the Candidatus Jettenia sp. AMX2 genome encodes the following:
- a CDS encoding fused MFS/spermidine synthase, whose amino-acid sequence MMFSIPVFAATLFISSTLLFLIQPMVGKMILPQLGGTPAVWNTCMVFFQAVLLAGYLYAHAITARFTLYRQITIHLAILFLPLFILPVEFTKGLTPANDSNPEFWLLWQLLLSAGLPFFVISTSAPLLQKWFASTGHWEGRDPYFLYATSNLGSLVALLAYPLLMERVLPVTLQSRIWTQGYIVLIVMVSFCAVIVWRTAKAGQPALTKTSTEVTTVIELSSNPALTQRLWWVFLAFVPSSLMLGVTTHITTNLAPLPLLWVIPLAIYLMTFIFVFARKPPLPHHLVIRIFPFIFLPLLPVMVAFDNFKVMWLIIPAHLFMFFAAAIMCHGELAQRRPVPKYLTGFYLLISAGGVLGGVFNAIIAPLVFKTVTEYMLALSLTGIILLSVKSDKTKATGLWLDVMLPVGTGLLSFGLIISLQFFNPKVSTILSLFILVSLIAACFCMKTRQIRFSMLVSTLILIAANYSTLRIGNILHVERNFFGVKKIILDPDGRFRKFIHGNTLHGTQHTDLQLRHEPLSYYHRKGPLGDVFNAFNGSQSKPRIAMVGLGVGSMASYAEPGQHLTFYEIDPDVLRIASNEEYFTFLSGCRGTYDVVLGDGRLQMNHAPEGYYGMIILDAFSSGAIPTHLLSLEALELYLSKLDKNGILVFHVSNRYLNLTPVVGNLAYEKGLICLSRFDNQVTKEEKANGKTPADYLVMARTREDLGALASDPKWKPVPHQPGIALWTDQYSNILSVLRMKKRTQ is encoded by the coding sequence ATGATGTTCTCCATCCCGGTATTTGCAGCAACGTTATTTATCAGCTCAACACTCCTGTTTCTCATCCAGCCTATGGTTGGCAAAATGATCCTGCCGCAACTTGGCGGAACGCCTGCTGTTTGGAACACCTGTATGGTATTTTTCCAGGCCGTATTACTTGCCGGATATCTTTATGCGCATGCAATTACAGCTCGGTTTACCCTTTACCGGCAGATTACCATTCATCTCGCGATTCTTTTTCTGCCACTGTTCATCCTTCCTGTTGAATTCACTAAAGGATTAACCCCCGCAAACGATTCCAATCCTGAGTTCTGGCTTTTGTGGCAACTGCTGCTGTCCGCCGGCCTGCCATTTTTTGTTATTTCAACCAGCGCTCCGTTGCTTCAAAAATGGTTTGCCAGCACCGGCCATTGGGAAGGCAGGGACCCCTATTTCCTCTATGCCACCAGCAATCTGGGAAGTCTGGTAGCACTGCTCGCTTATCCGCTCCTGATGGAGCGTGTCCTTCCGGTAACCCTGCAAAGCCGGATTTGGACGCAAGGGTATATCGTACTGATTGTCATGGTTTCATTCTGCGCCGTCATCGTGTGGCGCACGGCAAAAGCAGGGCAACCAGCATTAACTAAAACGTCTACAGAAGTAACGACAGTGATCGAGCTTTCTTCCAACCCTGCCTTGACACAACGGCTCTGGTGGGTTTTTCTTGCGTTTGTACCTTCAAGCCTGATGCTGGGGGTAACAACGCACATTACAACCAACCTGGCGCCTCTTCCCCTGCTGTGGGTAATCCCTCTGGCAATTTATCTCATGACATTTATCTTTGTATTTGCAAGGAAACCCCCGCTTCCCCACCATCTGGTCATTCGCATCTTCCCGTTCATATTTTTACCGCTCCTGCCGGTAATGGTTGCATTCGACAATTTCAAAGTAATGTGGCTGATCATTCCGGCTCATTTGTTTATGTTCTTTGCAGCAGCTATCATGTGCCACGGTGAACTGGCACAACGGCGTCCTGTACCCAAATATCTCACCGGATTTTACCTTCTGATATCAGCCGGTGGCGTGCTGGGGGGTGTTTTCAATGCGATTATTGCCCCCCTCGTATTCAAAACGGTAACGGAATATATGCTTGCTCTGTCACTGACAGGGATAATTCTTCTATCGGTAAAGTCAGACAAAACAAAGGCAACAGGCCTATGGCTGGACGTTATGCTGCCGGTTGGTACAGGCCTTTTGTCTTTTGGCTTAATCATTAGCCTGCAGTTTTTCAATCCGAAAGTAAGTACCATCCTGTCTTTGTTCATACTGGTTAGCTTGATAGCGGCCTGCTTCTGCATGAAGACCCGTCAAATTCGCTTCAGCATGCTGGTCAGCACCCTTATTTTAATTGCAGCCAATTACTCAACTCTCAGGATTGGAAATATCCTGCATGTTGAACGCAATTTCTTCGGCGTGAAAAAAATCATTCTCGATCCTGATGGCAGGTTCCGCAAATTCATTCACGGTAATACACTTCACGGTACTCAGCATACCGATCTTCAACTTCGCCATGAGCCCTTGTCGTACTATCACCGTAAAGGTCCCCTTGGCGATGTATTCAACGCATTTAACGGATCACAGTCAAAACCACGCATTGCCATGGTCGGCCTCGGTGTTGGCTCAATGGCCAGTTACGCTGAACCCGGCCAGCACCTGACGTTTTACGAAATTGATCCGGATGTTTTACGAATTGCCAGTAATGAGGAGTATTTTACGTTCCTGTCCGGTTGCCGGGGAACCTATGATGTTGTTTTGGGTGACGGAAGGCTTCAGATGAACCATGCCCCCGAAGGATATTACGGCATGATTATCCTTGACGCATTCAGTTCCGGTGCAATTCCAACGCACCTCCTCTCACTCGAGGCACTGGAACTTTATCTGAGTAAGCTTGACAAAAACGGTATTCTTGTGTTCCACGTTTCCAACCGATATCTCAATCTTACTCCGGTTGTTGGCAATCTGGCTTATGAAAAGGGACTGATATGCCTTTCAAGATTTGATAATCAGGTTACGAAAGAAGAAAAGGCAAACGGAAAGACGCCGGCAGACTACCTAGTTATGGCACGAACAAGGGAAGATTTGGGTGCGTTGGCGAGTGACCCGAAATGGAAGCCGGTCCCTCATCAACCCGGCATAGCACTATGGACTGATCAATATTCTAACATCCTGAGTGTGCTCCGGATGAAGAAACGAACGCAGTAG